The following proteins are co-located in the Desulfonauticus submarinus genome:
- the gpt gene encoding xanthine phosphoribosyltransferase, whose protein sequence is MMNTSRYKKTYPISWEQLHRDSKALAWRLLELGPFERIVAITRGGLVPAAIVARELEIRLVDTVCVASYDWQAQGESVVLKRVNGKGDGWLIIDDLVDTGKTAELVRNMLPKAHFATVYAKPAGRPIVDTFITEVSQDTWILFPWDSEHQFVQPIVHQR, encoded by the coding sequence TTGATGAATACTTCTCGTTATAAAAAAACATATCCTATTTCTTGGGAGCAACTTCATAGAGATTCTAAGGCCTTGGCGTGGCGTCTTTTAGAATTAGGCCCTTTTGAACGTATTGTGGCAATTACGAGAGGCGGTCTTGTGCCTGCTGCGATTGTAGCAAGAGAGTTAGAGATACGTTTAGTAGATACAGTGTGTGTGGCGAGCTATGATTGGCAGGCTCAAGGAGAAAGCGTGGTTCTAAAAAGAGTAAATGGCAAAGGAGATGGTTGGTTAATTATTGATGATCTAGTAGATACAGGTAAAACAGCAGAATTGGTAAGAAATATGTTACCCAAGGCTCATTTTGCCACTGTATATGCTAAGCCAGCAGGACGTCCTATAGTTGATACGTTTATTACAGAAGTTAGTCAGGATACGTGGATACTTTTCCCTTGGGATTCAGAACATCAGTTTGTGCAACCTATTGTTCATCAGCGTTAG
- a CDS encoding ABC transporter permease, whose protein sequence is MVDLEIISSLFSATIQAGTPILFATLGEILTEKGGILNLGVEGMMALGAFFAFYFTLITGNPYLGLLAGGIGAALLGIIHGIICIIFRGNQVVSGLAITIFGLGLANFLGTPFVGIQTHGFTALEVTFLKDIPFLGEVLFDHDFLVYLSLSLAPLLFFLFNYTRFGLRLTAVGENPYAAKASGINVFFYQWIGLIGGAFLVGLGGAYLSLAYTHVWTNGLTAGRGWIAVALVIFAFWRPFRAIWGAYLFGGVMALQLRIQAMGTNIPSSLLLMCPYILTIGVLLFACIKKKGFNGPAHLGLNIEPKD, encoded by the coding sequence ATGGTTGATTTAGAAATCATATCTTCTTTGTTTTCTGCTACTATTCAAGCTGGGACGCCAATCTTATTTGCTACCCTAGGAGAAATACTTACTGAGAAAGGCGGTATTCTAAATTTAGGAGTGGAAGGCATGATGGCTCTAGGTGCTTTTTTTGCCTTTTATTTCACTCTTATAACAGGAAATCCGTATTTAGGTCTGTTGGCTGGTGGGATAGGTGCGGCTTTGCTTGGAATAATACATGGTATTATTTGTATTATTTTTAGGGGGAATCAAGTTGTATCTGGGCTTGCCATAACTATTTTTGGATTGGGCTTGGCAAATTTTTTAGGGACTCCTTTTGTAGGGATTCAAACGCATGGATTTACGGCATTAGAGGTAACTTTTTTAAAAGATATTCCTTTTTTAGGGGAAGTTCTTTTTGATCATGACTTTTTAGTTTATTTGTCTCTTAGTTTAGCTCCTCTTTTGTTTTTTTTGTTTAATTATACGAGATTTGGTCTTAGGCTTACTGCTGTAGGAGAAAATCCTTATGCAGCTAAGGCAAGTGGTATTAATGTCTTTTTTTATCAATGGATAGGATTGATAGGAGGAGCTTTTTTAGTAGGATTAGGTGGAGCTTATTTGTCTTTGGCCTATACTCATGTGTGGACTAATGGGCTTACAGCTGGACGAGGTTGGATTGCTGTTGCGTTGGTTATTTTTGCTTTTTGGCGTCCTTTTAGAGCTATTTGGGGAGCTTATTTGTTTGGGGGGGTGATGGCTTTACAGTTAAGGATTCAGGCAATGGGGACAAATATTCCCTCTTCTTTGTTGTTGATGTGTCCTTATATTTTAACAATAGGGGTATTGTTGTTTGCTTGTATTAAGAAGAAAGGATTTAATGGACCTGCTCATTTAGGATTGAATATAGAGCCTAAGGATTAG